Proteins encoded within one genomic window of Oceanithermus desulfurans:
- a CDS encoding FAD-binding oxidoreductase — translation MPVLELNQEDQYLVASGDTPLLEVYAALPERLYPPFPPVELPGGVGGLVERGGFAQTFFFPADVLGVTFETPSGQRIVAGGRVVKNVQGYDLVRPFVGSFGVLGRALEVVLRLRPARAAALWRYRREGERRPRFLWEAEGERLAFHWGHPRELERAGWSTELELQPGIDYTALFPGGMGVGADGPLRDERFAWADGGGRPPLPPAFAKLAQALDGGGA, via the coding sequence ATGCCGGTGCTCGAGCTCAACCAAGAGGACCAGTACCTGGTCGCCAGCGGCGACACCCCGTTGCTCGAGGTGTACGCCGCCCTGCCCGAACGGCTCTACCCGCCCTTTCCGCCCGTCGAACTGCCCGGCGGCGTGGGCGGGCTGGTCGAGCGGGGCGGCTTCGCCCAGACCTTCTTCTTTCCCGCGGACGTGCTGGGCGTGACCTTTGAGACCCCGTCGGGTCAGCGGATCGTCGCGGGCGGGCGGGTGGTCAAGAACGTTCAGGGTTACGACCTGGTGCGCCCCTTCGTGGGCAGCTTCGGGGTGCTGGGGCGGGCGCTCGAGGTGGTGCTGCGGCTGCGCCCCGCGCGCGCGGCGGCGTTGTGGCGCTACCGGCGCGAGGGGGAGCGGCGCCCGCGCTTCCTTTGGGAGGCGGAGGGCGAGCGCCTGGCCTTCCACTGGGGGCACCCGCGCGAGCTCGAGCGCGCGGGTTGGTCCACGGAGCTGGAGCTGCAGCCGGGAATCGACTACACCGCCCTCTTTCCGGGGGGCATGGGGGTGGGCGCCGACGGCCCCCTGCGCGACGAGCGCTTCGCCTGGGCCGACGGGGGCGGGCGGCCGCCGCTGCCGCCCGCCTTCGCCAAGCTGGCGCAGGCGCTCGATGGGGGTGGGGCATGA
- a CDS encoding thiamine biosynthesis protein ThiJ, producing MRIGVLLTMGFLEAEAAPVLDAVRILREAGAGIEAFTLAKSRHALEGAAGTVWTAKYALSARPELDVLVVPGSKGLARAARDLQIELWLEEVWPRLEAVFLGANGPVFLGELGRAPQLVAAHPAYADEVKRYAKLGHETAYAVGKVTTTAGYLFLLGALLDHLQSAEFDIEPVLEQMALAFD from the coding sequence ATGCGCATCGGGGTGTTGCTCACCATGGGGTTCCTGGAAGCCGAGGCCGCGCCGGTCCTCGACGCGGTGCGCATCCTGCGCGAGGCGGGGGCCGGGATCGAGGCCTTCACGCTGGCCAAGAGCCGCCACGCCCTCGAGGGGGCGGCGGGCACCGTCTGGACGGCCAAGTACGCCCTCTCCGCCCGCCCCGAGCTGGACGTGCTCGTCGTCCCGGGAAGCAAAGGGCTCGCCCGCGCGGCGCGCGACCTGCAGATCGAGCTCTGGCTCGAGGAGGTCTGGCCCCGGCTGGAGGCCGTCTTCCTGGGCGCCAACGGCCCGGTCTTCCTGGGCGAGCTGGGGCGCGCCCCCCAGCTCGTGGCCGCGCACCCCGCCTACGCGGACGAGGTAAAGCGCTACGCCAAGCTGGGGCACGAGACCGCCTACGCCGTGGGCAAGGTCACGACGACCGCCGGCTACCTCTTCCTGCTCGGCGCGCTGCTGGACCACCTGCAGTCGGCGGAGTTCGACATCGAACCCGTGCTGGAACAGATGGCGCTGGCCTTCGACTGA
- a CDS encoding mechanosensitive ion channel family protein has product MEPFNPVQLQGTQQWIKFLLAFFALGVAYTVGRAGSRLAHWVARLTPDRRDDAFWRVVGWVWWAVVAFALVSFGHFLFEIKVEPLYTWGLLLARWMGSRGLAVLLILAATYFAYRLVEVLVRRIKIPQKPEFEREQVRIQTLMTVIESTLKGGVISVGVLLALANMGLNIGALIAGAGIAGLAISFAAQNLVRDVINGFFILLEDQYGVGDVIKVGDIAGGVERMNLRLSVLRDLEGKLHFVPHGQISTVTVLSHVWARAVVDVGVAYGADVDRAIAVIEDEAQKFYDDPEWREKFTDERPQVLGVNELGDSAVVIRVMFTVQAKQQWGVGREFKRRIKNRLDAEGIEIPFPQRTVWLRQDQEPSA; this is encoded by the coding sequence ATGGAACCCTTCAACCCGGTGCAGCTGCAGGGGACCCAGCAGTGGATCAAGTTCCTGCTGGCTTTTTTCGCCCTCGGCGTCGCCTACACCGTCGGCCGCGCCGGTTCGCGGCTGGCTCACTGGGTCGCCCGGCTGACCCCCGACCGCCGCGATGACGCCTTCTGGCGGGTCGTGGGCTGGGTGTGGTGGGCCGTCGTCGCCTTCGCGCTCGTCTCCTTCGGGCACTTCCTCTTCGAGATCAAGGTCGAGCCGCTCTACACCTGGGGCCTGCTGCTGGCGCGCTGGATGGGCTCGCGGGGGCTGGCGGTGCTGCTCATCCTGGCGGCCACCTACTTCGCCTACCGCCTCGTCGAGGTGCTGGTGCGCCGCATCAAGATCCCCCAGAAGCCCGAGTTCGAACGCGAGCAGGTGCGCATCCAGACGCTGATGACGGTGATCGAGTCCACCCTCAAGGGTGGGGTGATCAGCGTGGGGGTGCTGCTCGCCCTCGCCAACATGGGGCTCAACATCGGGGCGCTGATCGCCGGGGCGGGCATCGCTGGCCTGGCGATCTCGTTTGCCGCGCAGAACCTGGTGCGCGACGTGATCAACGGGTTCTTCATCCTGCTCGAGGACCAGTACGGCGTGGGCGACGTGATCAAGGTCGGCGACATCGCCGGCGGGGTCGAGCGCATGAACCTGCGCCTCAGCGTGCTGCGCGACCTGGAAGGCAAGCTCCACTTCGTACCCCACGGGCAGATCAGCACGGTGACCGTGCTGAGCCACGTCTGGGCGCGCGCGGTCGTCGACGTGGGCGTTGCCTACGGCGCCGACGTGGACCGGGCGATCGCGGTGATCGAGGACGAGGCGCAGAAGTTCTACGACGACCCCGAGTGGCGCGAAAAGTTCACCGACGAGCGCCCCCAGGTGCTGGGGGTCAACGAGCTGGGCGACAGCGCCGTGGTGATCCGGGTGATGTTCACGGTGCAGGCCAAGCAGCAGTGGGGTGTGGGGCGCGAGTTCAAACGGCGCATCAAGAACCGCCTCGACGCCGAGGGGATCGAGATTCCCTTCCCGCAGCGCACCGTCTGGCTGCGCCAGGATCAGGAACCTTCTGCATGA
- a CDS encoding NAD(P)H-dependent flavin oxidoreductase — translation METRVTRMLGIRYPIVVAPMFLVSNRPLLEAVARAGAIGLVPTLNFRSHADYRAFLEAWPAGLAFGVNLILKDNPRLPEDLAATVEHRVPLVVTSLGDPTPVIEAVHGYGGVVWCDVVGLRHARKAAAAGADALVAVAAGAGGHAGTTSPFVLAPWLREETGLPVLVAGGLSTGAQLLAALALGDGGYFGTRFIATREAGASEAYKRALVQARPEDVVYTPEVTGVPANFLRGSLERFRAEGSKAWKDVWSAGHGVAFIDDVPPAAELVERLVREYREAKARLP, via the coding sequence ATCGAAACCCGGGTCACCCGCATGCTGGGCATCCGCTACCCCATCGTGGTGGCGCCGATGTTCCTGGTCTCGAACCGGCCGCTGCTCGAGGCCGTGGCCCGCGCGGGCGCGATCGGGCTCGTTCCCACCCTCAACTTCCGCAGCCACGCCGACTACCGCGCCTTTCTGGAGGCCTGGCCCGCGGGCCTCGCCTTCGGGGTGAACCTCATCCTCAAGGACAACCCCCGCCTCCCCGAGGACCTGGCGGCCACGGTGGAGCACCGGGTGCCCCTCGTGGTCACCAGCCTGGGCGACCCCACGCCGGTCATCGAGGCCGTGCACGGCTACGGTGGGGTGGTCTGGTGCGACGTGGTGGGGCTGCGCCACGCGCGCAAGGCCGCCGCGGCCGGGGCCGACGCGCTGGTGGCGGTGGCCGCGGGGGCCGGCGGTCACGCGGGCACCACCAGCCCCTTCGTCCTCGCGCCCTGGCTGCGCGAGGAAACGGGGCTGCCGGTGCTGGTGGCCGGGGGGCTTTCGACCGGGGCGCAGCTGCTCGCGGCGCTGGCCCTGGGCGACGGCGGCTACTTCGGCACCCGCTTCATCGCCACCCGCGAGGCCGGCGCCTCCGAGGCCTACAAGCGGGCGCTCGTCCAGGCCCGACCCGAGGACGTGGTCTACACCCCCGAGGTCACCGGGGTGCCGGCGAACTTCCTGCGCGGCTCGCTCGAGCGCTTCCGCGCTGAGGGTTCGAAGGCCTGGAAGGACGTCTGGAGCGCGGGGCACGGGGTCGCGTTCATCGACGACGTGCCCCCGGCCGCCGAGCTCGTCGAACGGCTGGTCCGGGAGTACCGCGAGGCCAAGGCGCGCCTGCCCTGA
- a CDS encoding DUF309 domain-containing protein translates to MRQPNREALDRAARLWQEGAFWEVHEALEPAWMASRGEERLLLHGLIQLAAALEARRRGRARGARANLAKARAKWAALGFRYHGRDLRPFLEGCARALEGAPVPAWPWED, encoded by the coding sequence ATGCGCCAACCGAACCGCGAAGCCCTCGACCGCGCCGCCCGCCTGTGGCAAGAGGGGGCCTTCTGGGAGGTGCACGAGGCGCTCGAGCCCGCCTGGATGGCCTCCCGCGGCGAGGAGCGCCTCTTGTTGCACGGCCTCATCCAGCTGGCCGCGGCGCTCGAGGCCCGGCGCCGCGGCCGCGCCCGGGGCGCACGCGCCAACCTGGCCAAGGCCCGCGCCAAATGGGCCGCCCTGGGGTTTCGCTACCACGGCCGCGACCTGCGCCCCTTCCTGGAGGGCTGCGCGCGGGCGCTGGAGGGCGCGCCGGTGCCCGCCTGGCCCTGGGAAGACTGA
- the plsX gene encoding phosphate acyltransferase PlsX, whose product MNAPVALDAMGGDHAPRETVAGALLAAAAGVPVVLVGDEARLRQELAAQGGELPVVHAPEVIDMHAHATEVRRRRQASINVAMRLVREGEAEAAVSMGHSGATMAAALFTLGRVQGIERPAILAEIPSEAPSGRVHLIDAGANADVRPQHLLQFARMGAAYAERMSGVARPRVGLLSIGEEPTKGNQLVLEAHPLLAESGLNFVGNVEGRDVLADAADVIVTDGFTGNVVLKLAEGEAKILFGWIKQALTSSLKAKLGAWLAKDALRSLAARMDPAEYGAMPLLGVRGPAFIGHGASDRRAVKNALLRAHKMARSGLVEALAAVE is encoded by the coding sequence ATGAATGCCCCCGTCGCCCTCGACGCCATGGGCGGGGACCACGCGCCCCGCGAGACCGTGGCGGGGGCGCTGCTCGCGGCGGCCGCGGGGGTGCCCGTCGTCCTGGTGGGCGACGAGGCTCGCCTGCGCCAGGAGCTGGCCGCTCAGGGCGGCGAGCTGCCGGTGGTGCACGCGCCCGAGGTGATCGACATGCACGCCCACGCCACCGAGGTGCGCCGCCGGCGCCAGGCCTCGATCAACGTGGCCATGCGCCTGGTCAGGGAGGGCGAGGCCGAGGCTGCCGTCAGCATGGGCCACTCGGGGGCCACGATGGCCGCGGCGCTCTTCACCCTGGGGCGGGTGCAGGGCATCGAGCGCCCCGCCATCTTGGCCGAGATTCCCTCCGAGGCTCCTTCGGGACGGGTGCACCTCATCGACGCGGGCGCCAACGCCGACGTGCGGCCCCAGCACCTGCTCCAGTTCGCGCGCATGGGCGCGGCCTACGCCGAGCGGATGAGCGGGGTGGCGCGGCCCCGCGTAGGGCTGCTCTCGATCGGCGAGGAGCCCACCAAGGGCAACCAGCTCGTCCTGGAGGCCCACCCGCTGCTCGCCGAGTCCGGCTTGAACTTCGTCGGCAACGTCGAGGGGCGCGACGTCCTGGCCGACGCCGCCGACGTGATCGTGACCGACGGTTTCACCGGTAACGTGGTGCTCAAGCTGGCCGAGGGCGAGGCCAAGATCCTCTTCGGCTGGATCAAGCAGGCGCTGACGAGCAGCCTCAAGGCCAAGCTGGGGGCGTGGTTGGCGAAGGACGCCCTGCGGTCGCTGGCGGCGCGCATGGACCCCGCCGAGTACGGGGCGATGCCGCTTTTGGGCGTGCGCGGGCCGGCCTTCATCGGCCACGGCGCCTCGGACCGGCGCGCGGTCAAGAACGCCCTCTTGCGCGCCCACAAGATGGCGCGCTCGGGCCTGGTCGAAGCCCTGGCCGCCGTAGAATAG
- a CDS encoding KamA family radical SAM protein, with protein MYPTPVDAYGRYEPVTLKNIHRHPAYRRLPESLRRELEVAAQVLPFRTNPYVLDELIDWDRVPEDPIFQLVFPQRGMLDPETYARVEAALASGQQEALSEAVWNARHAMNPHPAGQLTHNVPELDGRKLDGLQHKYAETVLFFPAGGQTCHAYCTYCFRWAQFVGHRELRFESSQVDDLVRYLRAHPEVTDVLVTGGDPMVMKTRLLARYLEPLLEVETLRSIRIGSKSLAYWPMRFTTDPDAAEALRLFERVVAAGKQLAFMAHFSHPRELETEQVQTAIQNLLATGAVVRTQAPLIRHVNDDANLWAEKWRQEVRLGLIPYYMFVERDTGPKRYFEVPLAEAQRIFKDAYRQVSGLARTVRGPSMSAFPGKVRIVGTAEVAGEKVFVLEFLQARDPAWVGRPFFARFSEEATWLDELEPAFGEERFFFEG; from the coding sequence ATGTACCCCACGCCCGTGGACGCGTACGGACGTTACGAACCGGTAACCCTGAAGAACATTCACCGCCACCCCGCCTACCGGCGGCTCCCCGAAAGCCTGCGACGCGAGCTGGAGGTGGCCGCCCAGGTGCTGCCCTTCCGCACCAACCCTTACGTCCTCGACGAGCTGATCGACTGGGACCGGGTCCCCGAAGACCCGATCTTCCAGCTCGTCTTCCCCCAGCGGGGCATGCTCGATCCCGAGACCTACGCGCGCGTCGAGGCCGCCCTGGCCTCGGGCCAGCAGGAGGCGCTCAGCGAAGCCGTCTGGAACGCGCGCCACGCCATGAACCCCCACCCCGCCGGACAGCTCACCCACAACGTGCCCGAGCTGGACGGGCGGAAGCTGGACGGCCTGCAGCACAAGTACGCCGAGACCGTGCTCTTCTTCCCCGCAGGGGGGCAGACCTGCCACGCCTACTGCACCTACTGCTTCCGCTGGGCCCAGTTCGTGGGCCACCGCGAGCTGCGGTTCGAGTCGAGCCAGGTCGACGACCTGGTGCGCTACCTGCGCGCCCACCCCGAGGTCACCGACGTGCTCGTCACTGGCGGCGACCCGATGGTGATGAAAACCCGGCTGCTCGCGCGCTACCTGGAGCCCCTGCTCGAGGTGGAGACGTTGCGCTCGATCCGCATCGGCAGCAAGTCGCTGGCTTACTGGCCCATGCGCTTCACCACCGACCCCGACGCGGCCGAGGCGCTGCGCCTCTTCGAGCGCGTGGTGGCCGCCGGCAAGCAGCTGGCCTTCATGGCCCACTTCAGCCACCCGCGCGAGCTCGAGACCGAGCAGGTGCAGACGGCCATCCAAAACCTGCTTGCCACCGGCGCGGTGGTGCGCACCCAGGCGCCGCTGATCCGCCACGTCAACGACGACGCCAACCTCTGGGCCGAGAAGTGGCGCCAGGAGGTGCGTCTGGGCCTGATCCCCTACTACATGTTCGTCGAGCGCGACACCGGCCCCAAGCGTTACTTCGAGGTACCGCTGGCCGAGGCGCAGCGGATCTTCAAAGACGCCTACCGCCAGGTCTCGGGCCTCGCCCGCACCGTGCGCGGCCCCAGCATGTCGGCCTTCCCCGGCAAGGTGCGCATCGTCGGCACCGCCGAGGTGGCCGGAGAGAAGGTCTTCGTCCTCGAGTTCCTGCAGGCGCGCGACCCCGCCTGGGTGGGCCGGCCCTTCTTCGCCCGGTTCTCGGAGGAGGCCACCTGGCTCGACGAGCTCGAGCCCGCCTTTGGCGAAGAGCGCTTCTTCTTCGAAGGCTAG
- a CDS encoding carboxylesterase/lipase family protein: protein MKRVLLALVLLAGLAQAGTEAVRLRLPGGWVQGYAEADVLVFKGLPYAHADRWRAPQRVDAWPGVLRAQQPGPICPQKGSITVRLGRLAGRYLPPASEDCLNLNVWVPVQDPPAGGWPVMVFVHGGSFTGGSGSEPIYDGARLARRGVVVVTFNYRLGPFGFLALPELARRDPHGSTGNYGLLDQIAAFAWVRRQIAGFGGDPRNVTAFGESAGAMALCTLLASPLARGAFDRAVLESGGCNYVYTPEEAYARARRFSEQVGCALDDLACWRALPPEELVALVPSETDFEKVPFKPVLDGYVLTEPPERALAAGRAARVPLFVGTTADEYRLDATAPDDPAKSTWAGVEALIRSKEGSRAAEVIRHYRARFDRALDAYYAYMGERILICPTYRAGRLAARWAPVYGYRFGYQSPLWPELGSMHGMELPFVFDTRTIWPFWAFFATADVQEQSDGLARAVQQAWTAFARGEAPRAGWAPAPRLGGGWLLGFDRRWGWRADDWDTRCALWGADEPIPNR, encoded by the coding sequence ATGAAGCGGGTCCTGCTCGCGCTGGTCCTGCTCGCCGGCCTGGCGCAGGCGGGAACCGAGGCCGTACGGCTGCGGCTGCCGGGCGGCTGGGTGCAGGGCTACGCCGAAGCCGACGTCCTCGTCTTCAAGGGGCTGCCCTACGCCCACGCCGATCGCTGGCGGGCCCCGCAGCGGGTGGACGCCTGGCCGGGGGTGCTGCGCGCGCAGCAGCCGGGGCCGATCTGCCCCCAGAAGGGCTCGATCACCGTGCGGCTCGGGCGGCTCGCCGGCCGCTACCTGCCGCCGGCGAGCGAGGACTGCCTGAACCTCAACGTCTGGGTTCCTGTTCAGGACCCGCCCGCGGGGGGCTGGCCGGTGATGGTCTTCGTCCACGGCGGCAGCTTCACCGGCGGTAGCGGCTCCGAGCCGATCTACGACGGCGCGCGGCTGGCGCGGCGCGGCGTCGTGGTGGTGACCTTCAACTACCGGCTGGGCCCCTTCGGCTTCTTGGCGCTGCCCGAACTGGCGCGCCGCGACCCGCACGGCAGCACCGGCAACTACGGTCTGCTCGACCAGATCGCCGCCTTCGCGTGGGTGCGGCGGCAGATCGCCGGTTTCGGCGGCGACCCGCGCAACGTCACCGCCTTTGGCGAGTCGGCGGGGGCGATGGCGCTGTGCACCCTGCTGGCGAGCCCGCTGGCGCGCGGCGCCTTCGACCGGGCGGTGCTCGAGTCGGGAGGGTGCAACTACGTCTACACCCCGGAGGAGGCCTACGCCCGCGCGCGCCGGTTTTCCGAGCAGGTGGGCTGCGCACTCGACGACCTGGCCTGCTGGCGGGCGCTGCCGCCGGAGGAGCTGGTGGCGCTGGTGCCCTCGGAGACCGACTTCGAGAAGGTGCCCTTCAAGCCCGTCCTCGACGGCTACGTCCTCACCGAGCCTCCGGAGCGCGCCCTGGCCGCGGGGCGCGCCGCCCGGGTACCCCTCTTCGTGGGCACGACCGCGGACGAGTACCGGCTCGACGCGACCGCTCCCGACGACCCCGCCAAGTCCACCTGGGCGGGGGTGGAGGCCCTTATCCGCAGCAAGGAGGGGAGCCGCGCCGCGGAGGTGATCCGCCACTACCGCGCCCGCTTCGACCGCGCCCTCGACGCCTACTACGCCTACATGGGCGAGCGGATCCTGATCTGCCCCACCTACCGCGCGGGGCGCCTCGCCGCCCGCTGGGCTCCGGTCTACGGCTACCGCTTCGGGTACCAAAGCCCGCTCTGGCCCGAGCTGGGCAGCATGCACGGGATGGAGCTGCCCTTCGTCTTCGACACCCGCACCATCTGGCCCTTCTGGGCCTTCTTCGCCACCGCGGACGTCCAGGAGCAGAGCGACGGGCTCGCCCGCGCGGTCCAGCAGGCCTGGACGGCGTTTGCCCGCGGCGAGGCGCCGCGGGCGGGCTGGGCGCCGGCGCCGCGGCTCGGAGGCGGCTGGCTCCTGGGCTTCGACCGCCGCTGGGGCTGGCGCGCCGACGACTGGGACACGCGCTGCGCGCTGTGGGGGGCGGACGAACCAATACCGAACCGCTAA
- the trxA gene encoding thioredoxin: protein MAKPIVVTDNSFDQEIKDGLALVDFWAEWCGPCRMIAPILEELAQEYEGKLKVLKLDVDENPKTAMRFRVMSIPTVILFKNGEPVEVIVGAQPKRNFVARIEKHLPQA from the coding sequence ATGGCGAAACCGATCGTGGTGACCGACAACAGCTTCGACCAGGAAATCAAAGACGGCCTCGCGCTGGTGGACTTCTGGGCCGAGTGGTGCGGGCCGTGCCGGATGATCGCGCCGATCCTCGAGGAGCTGGCGCAGGAGTACGAGGGCAAGCTCAAGGTGCTGAAGCTGGACGTGGACGAGAACCCCAAGACCGCGATGCGGTTTCGGGTGATGAGCATTCCCACCGTCATCCTCTTCAAGAACGGTGAACCCGTCGAGGTGATCGTGGGGGCCCAGCCCAAGCGCAACTTCGTGGCGCGCATCGAGAAGCACCTACCCCAGGCCTGA
- the ychF gene encoding redox-regulated ATPase YchF yields MANLSIGIVGLPNVGKSTLFNAITKAGALAANYPFATIDKNVGVVTVPDERLEKLADVFTKGGRRPPVVPTYVEFVDIAGLVKGAHKGEGLGNQFLGNIREVAAVAHVVRCFEDPNVVHVDGSVDPLRDAEIINTELALADLGTLERRLEKLERSARVSKEDAALVELLKPLVAHLEAGEPARTFETGNAEHDKLLRRVFKEYGLITAKPVVYVANVGEEDLPAGNEHVERLRELAAREGAELVVISAKIEAELAELSDEEAREYLAELGLEQSGLDRLVLAGYRALDLITFLTAGEKEVRAWTVRRGTKAPQAAGVIHSDMERGFIRAEVIDWAKLVRAGGWAAAKEKGWVRTEGKDYVVQDGDVMLILFNV; encoded by the coding sequence ATGGCGAACCTTTCCATCGGCATCGTCGGCCTCCCCAACGTGGGCAAGTCCACCCTCTTCAACGCGATCACCAAGGCGGGCGCGCTCGCGGCCAACTACCCCTTCGCCACCATCGACAAGAACGTCGGCGTGGTCACCGTGCCCGACGAGCGGCTGGAAAAGCTGGCGGACGTCTTCACCAAGGGCGGGCGGCGGCCCCCGGTCGTGCCCACCTACGTCGAGTTCGTGGACATCGCCGGCCTGGTCAAGGGCGCCCACAAGGGCGAGGGGCTGGGCAACCAGTTCCTCGGCAACATCCGCGAGGTGGCGGCGGTGGCCCACGTGGTGCGCTGCTTCGAGGACCCGAACGTGGTCCACGTGGACGGCTCGGTGGACCCGCTGCGCGACGCCGAGATCATCAACACCGAGCTGGCGCTGGCCGACCTGGGCACGCTCGAGCGGCGGCTGGAAAAGCTCGAGCGCAGCGCCCGCGTGAGCAAGGAGGACGCGGCGCTGGTGGAGCTGCTGAAACCGCTGGTGGCCCACCTGGAAGCTGGCGAGCCCGCCCGCACCTTCGAGACCGGCAACGCCGAGCACGACAAGCTCCTGCGCCGGGTCTTCAAGGAGTACGGCCTCATCACCGCCAAGCCGGTGGTCTACGTGGCCAACGTGGGCGAGGAGGACCTGCCCGCCGGCAACGAACATGTGGAAAGGCTGCGCGAGCTGGCGGCGCGCGAGGGGGCCGAACTGGTCGTCATCTCGGCCAAGATCGAGGCCGAGCTGGCCGAGCTTTCGGACGAGGAGGCGCGCGAGTACCTGGCCGAGCTGGGGCTCGAGCAGTCGGGCCTCGACCGGCTGGTGCTGGCCGGCTACCGCGCCCTCGACCTGATCACCTTCCTGACCGCAGGCGAGAAGGAGGTACGCGCCTGGACGGTGCGGCGCGGCACCAAGGCCCCCCAGGCCGCGGGGGTGATCCACTCCGACATGGAGCGCGGCTTCATCCGCGCCGAGGTGATCGACTGGGCCAAGCTGGTCCGGGCCGGCGGCTGGGCCGCGGCCAAGGAGAAAGGCTGGGTCCGCACCGAGGGCAAGGACTACGTCGTCCAGGACGGCGACGTGATGCTGATCCTCTTCAACGTCTAA
- the nagA gene encoding N-acetylglucosamine-6-phosphate deacetylase translates to MSAVSGRVLLPAGWVEGRLELEEDKVARFVPDRAPARYVVPGFIDLHVHGGAGGDAMAGEAAARTAARFHAAHGTTRMLLATVTAPEEDLTQALDGIHAVMESPGEDEARVMGVHLEGPFISPEKLGAQPPYARDPDPGELRRLMAHASLQVVTLAPERPGALEFIRFLRAHGVRPQIGHTVATAEEALRALEAGAKGFTHLYNAMSPLHHRNPGVVGAAFARGTWAEVIADGLHVDPVAVRAAMRAVPNLYVVTDAVAAAGMPEGPYRLGRYTVHKRGNGVFLEDGTLAGSALTMDQALRNLVDWGFDLAEAVRRLSGLPARYMGWADLGRIQAGVQADLVVLDGDLQVEEVYVGGRRVFARA, encoded by the coding sequence ATGAGCGCGGTCAGCGGCCGGGTGCTCCTGCCCGCGGGCTGGGTCGAGGGGCGGCTCGAGCTGGAAGAAGACAAGGTGGCCCGCTTCGTCCCCGACCGCGCCCCGGCCCGTTACGTGGTGCCCGGCTTCATCGACCTGCACGTGCATGGCGGCGCCGGCGGCGACGCCATGGCCGGCGAGGCGGCGGCGCGCACCGCGGCGCGCTTCCACGCCGCCCACGGCACCACCCGCATGCTGCTGGCCACGGTGACCGCCCCCGAGGAAGACCTGACCCAGGCGCTGGACGGTATCCACGCCGTCATGGAGAGCCCCGGCGAGGACGAGGCGCGGGTGATGGGGGTGCACCTCGAGGGGCCCTTCATCAGCCCCGAAAAGCTGGGGGCCCAGCCCCCCTACGCCCGCGACCCCGACCCCGGAGAGCTGCGGCGGCTGATGGCCCACGCCAGCCTCCAGGTGGTGACGCTGGCGCCGGAGCGGCCGGGGGCGCTCGAGTTCATTCGTTTTCTGCGCGCCCACGGGGTGCGGCCTCAGATCGGCCACACCGTGGCCACCGCCGAGGAAGCGCTGAGGGCGCTCGAGGCCGGAGCCAAGGGGTTCACCCACCTCTACAACGCCATGAGCCCCCTGCACCACCGCAACCCCGGGGTGGTGGGCGCGGCCTTCGCCCGCGGCACCTGGGCCGAGGTCATCGCCGACGGGTTGCACGTGGATCCGGTGGCCGTGCGCGCGGCGATGCGCGCCGTTCCCAACCTCTACGTGGTCACCGACGCGGTCGCGGCCGCGGGAATGCCCGAAGGCCCCTACCGGCTGGGCCGCTACACGGTGCACAAGCGGGGGAACGGGGTCTTCCTCGAGGACGGCACCCTGGCGGGCAGCGCCCTGACGATGGACCAGGCGCTGCGCAACCTGGTGGACTGGGGGTTCGACCTGGCCGAGGCGGTGCGCCGCCTCAGCGGTCTGCCCGCGCGCTACATGGGCTGGGCCGACCTGGGCCGCATCCAGGCCGGGGTGCAGGCCGACCTGGTGGTGCTCGACGGGGATTTGCAGGTGGAGGAGGTGTACGTCGGTGGAAGACGCGTCTTCGCCCGCGCCTAG